The genomic stretch GTCAATGCAATCGCATGCAGAAGAATGTTTTATTCatggacatacatacatttacgAATGTTATTGCCATTTATGATTGTTAATtctctttgttgttgccaaTTGCGGCCCCCAGATGAAAGGGCATTGAACTTATTTCGTGGCATCCGGGCATTCATTCACGCCTCATTGCTTTCATACACTTGGCTGGggtttcgatttgatttgattttttccaGAAGGTAGATTCAGATAAACCTTGGACTATAATCGATTCAAGAAACTATATTTTCATGGGTATTTATGGCcctattttgatttttgtagCTCTAATAGTTTCCAAGAACTACTAGGCAGGAGGTTAGGCAAATTTAGATGGGTAAACCCACTATGCTGTTGAGCCTTATCcagaataaataatttatcagTTGTCAAATGCTTCTTTCATGTTGTTTGAATTCCAATGTGAAGAGTTTAGGGTATCCCAGATAAAGTTGGTTGGATAAAAGTCCGACAAAATCATAGATCTTAAGTATGATGATCTTCCTTCTGCTTGAACTCAACGAGAACTGTGGAAAAAGGTATAATTTACTATAAATTAGTAGAGACAGGCATTTGATCGTATTAATATTGATCAATGATCATATATTAATATGTACGATATACGGATTTATCTAATGAAAAATATAGTTTTTATGCTACCAATCGATCTTATACCTTTGCAATCTACAAGCACCGCATATAAACAATTATAATCACACAAAGGGTTTCCTTTACATTACTGAATATAGGATTGATTCAACAAGTAATTTTTGAAGAAATTCCTATTAAATACTAACGTTTTCCCATTGTTTTTGTCAGGCCTCACCAAACATTGTCATTGCGCTGGCCGGCAATAAGGCGGATCTGTCAAACATTCGCGTCGTGGAGTTTGATGAAGCGAAGCAATATGCCGAGGAGAATGGTTTGCTGTTCATGGAGACGTCTGCGAAGACGGGCATGAATGTCAACGATATCTTTTTGGCCATTGGTAAGCGATTAAATCTTTTAAGTAATctataatataaattaatttaattataatatttatagcCAAGAAACTACCTAAGAACGATGGCGCCAACAATCAGGGAGGCAGCATAAGGCCGAATGGGAATGAAACAAATCGACCGACGAACAACTGCTGCAAGTGATGTCCCTTTGTAGGTGAGAGTCTTACGATTGAATATGTACAATAGTTCGATTAGCAGGATATATCGTGGATTTGTTGGAATCACAGTTTTGATAATTCAactaattatttttttcattctttctttcagaaaatgaaatttccaaCGAGAGATTTGAAAAGTTTATGCtgataattataaataaaaaaattatttaaaaatttaacaaaaaaaagaaaaccgaaaagaaaaacacataCCTAAAAAAATTGGCTCTCATAGGGgcaagaaattaaattttcataattGATTGGTGATGAGATGAGAACCGAAAGAAACATtctaataaaaacaaaaccatacaatattaattttaaattaaatataaaacagaaaacaaaaaagggaGAAGCCCCCAAGCTCCACCTCGCTACCCATTCATTTATAAACGAAGCGAGAGCGATTTCCATATCTGACACGTCTAGAGAGCCCCACAACAGATCCCCCAGAAAATGTGCTAATCAgaattccacacacacacacacacccacagacacCATAAACCAtttcaaataataataattataataaaaaaaacaaatcgaaaTTCAATTCGgtggaagagaagagaaggcGCGGAAAGGTTATTTTGCATAGTTCGCATCGTGTCGTAGAAAAGTTTGaaattgtattgtataaaaaagaaaaaacagcaaagaatatttgtaaaatttacattttcgtGTAAGTTTCtaaagcaaaaaagaaattccagttgcagttgttCTCAGCAGCGTTCcaaaaaataagagaaaaaaTGTTCAGATCCAAGCGGCCGATGAAGAAGATCCTCGCGCGCGTCCGCACGGATCTGCGgcaatgtgtgtgtctgtccgGCTCTGGAGTGCGGAGAATCGCCTACCCCCCGCCTCCAAGTTGCGACGGACACGTGTGATAGTtgcaatttatataaattatatatacacatatgagaaaaaaaacaaaaaacgaaaccaacaaaaacaaattatttcataatttttaacttttttttaatgtttctttttgcattgagtttatatttttttccacATTCTAGCAACAATCGAAGATTTAATGCTATTATctttaaaaaaacaaacaaacaaaactatCGTAAAACCataaagaataaaataaaaaacttacATCTAGTATGCAATTAAGCGAAGGATGGAAAACGGATGAAACGAGTAAAGTGAAGTCTTTAAAATAAACCTTGAAATACTTTAcctaaataaaaacaaaaaaaaaaacgaaccaCACTCAATATACCACAACAAATTCTTGTTTGAATCGTGCCACACCCAATCAACAATCTATTAATTTTCCAACCgcaattatttatattgtaATTTGCAATCACAAAGCAATCGAATCGAGATATCCAACAGAACAGCCCAGAACAGCCCAAAAGACTCGTACTTGTTTCCAATTTATTATTTCTATGTTGTCtgtatgtatttaaatttaacaTTTATAATAAAACGAATGCATcgtatatacttatatatatatatatatatatatatatacatctatatatgtatattaagtCATTCGATTTGAATCGAGAATGAAACGACATGGCACGAGTGCACTTAATCGTTTGTGGTTTTCTCTCATCGAAAGCTTTTCTTAGAACTCGGATGATACTTTCGCTTTTTATAGGATTTTTGATATGGTTTTAATTGGAAGTGTGTGGGGGATACTTTGAAGAGAGAGTAATGGTACTTTTAGGATGTGGGAAATAGCATTAGATAcagtagatacagataccctttatattttcttattgtTCGCTTCAAGGAGACTGAAAAGCTGTGTACTTTCGATGGCCTTAACCGGCATATTGATCCACGCACTCGAGACGCACAAGCACATGCTGCAAAAGGGAATTTCTGTGAATGACACAATACAATTGTGCTCGATTCGAGACGCACAAGTGAATGCTGCAAAGCGAACTCCAGAGACTGATAAGAGAATTGCAAaaccacatatgtacattgcAAATTCAAACAACCTGCCCATCACTGCTTTAGATTAGTTaagttaataataattatgattCAAACTGTTGGGAAAAATGGAATTTCGGATGATAGGTTGGACAATTTTAGTTACATAATAGAGAGATATATTATTCCTTAAATCTTCCACCAAAGAGTGCTTTGGTATGGTGCCCAAAGGGCATTCGATTAATCACATAAAGAAGTGATTCACAGCCGCAAACTTCTGCCAGTGAGAAATCGAAGACCTTGCTGGAGGTTTTTCTGTGTCGCTACAATTAGAGCAGAACTGAACCTCCCTGAGCGTAGACACAGCACAATGTTGCCGACAGACTACGAAGTTGTCATCTTGGGAGACTCGAATGTGGGCAAGACAGCTCTGATTTCGCGATACATAAAGGACGAAACGCCAGAGCGCGGACAGCCCACGGTAGGTGCTGAGTTTCTGGTAAAGACAATATGTGAGCCCCATCTAAATACGAAGCTAAAGATCTGGGATACGGCGGGTCAAAAGTGGTGAGTGGGCTTCAAACTTCACATCTGGCTAAAGTTCTACAGATTTGGTAAAGTTTTAAGGAAATTTTACGAAGATATTATACAGACTATCAAGGCGCTTTACTTGTATACGACATACACAATCGTCAGAGCTATGAGTCCGCGAAAAAATGGGCCGTCGAACTCAAAACAAAGGTAAGATATGACCCTTAACTGATATGTATTTTAAGATAAGAATAATTTCTTGATAATGAGAAATTTCAGCGCTGTACACCCAGGATAGTCATAGCTTTAGTGGGCCATAAGGCTGATATTACGGATGGTCGAGCTGTAGGCACCATTGAGGCTGAGGAATATGCCAAAGAAAATAGTTTATTCTTTTGGGAGACTTCATCTGTAACAAATCTGAACATAAGGGAATGTTTTCTAGACGTGGGTTAGTTTTGATCGCTATATAACATTTGTGCTTATATATTTTAATCTTCTTTGATGCCCCTTATGGACTAATACCAGTTTTAGCTATGAAAAAAGCTGaaatctgttgttgtttcgaaGGGATAAATCGATCTTCCTGGTATTTGTAGGAGAACATTGTGGAAAAAGAAGCTGATCAAAGGATCCATGATCAGGGATTGTCATAAGGGACATCATTATTGTAAGCACATGTTTTTGGATATTACTTGGAGTCGATACTCCATAAACGCCTGCCAATAAATAATGTTCTCAAATCATTTTTggtttattaatattttttctaatttccgtttttcgttttttattatctttttatttaaaattataactGATTAAGTTGTCTCtcgaaataaatacatacttAATGtactgtgtttttttttgttggttacAATTTACCAATTGATTTTTTCATGTATTGTATATcgtattgtatatatatataagttggtttttggtttcttgCTACTTGGTTTTTTCCATTTATAAGAATAATTATATTGTATGATTTTCATAACTATAGATTTTCCCGTATAtgcttcatttcatttcattactTGCTTTTTTTGAGTTAGTTCATCAAGAGAAATCATAGTTTatagagacagacagagattATACGCTAACTTACTACAAGGCAACTAAATGGCTTCAATCGGGAGAGCTTTATGCTATATAACGTATACAGATAACAGGGGAAACAATACAATATTATACGATCCTAACTAAAATTGCATCTCAAAGttgaacaaatcaaaaatggCAGAAACGTAGGGCAGTTTCGAGTATCGAATCAAAGAAGAACACATAATCTGGATAGTCTATTATATATAGTAGAGTTATTGTAACAatcaacagaaaaacaaatatacaTTCACATAATTCAAGAATCTTCTGGTTTTTAAGGGGGGCTGTTATCCATTATTCCACTTGAAATATCACTTACGTAAGAGAAGTtttatatctgtatctggtaATCGGTATTTTCTAGATTTAGTTTTTAGATCCTAAACTATATAATTTTGTCTCAAGAGTTTAgtgtcttttttttcttcttttattcaattaattttgaatGACCCCAATTTTTTTAAGTCTAAactttttgtctttttttcagttttttttagtttttatttctataaaatttacaaaattacgttccatttttcatttctttatATCAATCGATCCTTAATCGATAGCTTTTGCCCCAAAAACTGTGTATATTGATGCCCGGGGAATCGCTGTCGCTCTCGATTCTCCCCATTTTCTCTATATTCTCGTCTTAACACTTAGCTTACAAGTAGTTCTCtcttcttcatcatcatctctctctcttcttttcttCGGTTTTGCTCATTCTCCCGTACTTTGGAATCATGAAAATTCACAATAATCgtgttattctttttttttttgattactTTTTACTCGTttcttatttgtttttatacaACAATCGGCTCATCACCGTGGAGATCACAAGAGCCAATATTCTCGCCCTGGTACGCCGAGAAATCGCTGATAATGGCCTTTGGTTCGGCCCCGAACTGTATGTCCTGCAGGCAGCCCTTAAAGGGCTCAAAGTAGCGCCCCTGCGTGCGCTTAGTCACCGAATCCAGATTGGGAAAGCCGCCTGCAAAGGAAATTGGTGGTACATTTAGTAtggttttgaatttgaaaCGGTTACAGTGCTGCTTAACGCCTTAATAGCTTTTTAGTTGCGCTTAACAGCACGCTGTTATGTCTTACAACCACCTGTTGCGATTAACGGCTGTGTTTTTTTGCAAGAATTTCGTGTACACTTTCTTGATTGTCtgtgtttatgtttattaatTACATGAATTAGCTAAACTCTACACTTATTTCTTACTAAATTTACTTTCTAGCAGAAACAGCTGTTTCTGTGACTTAAGTTGGCAGCCCCGCTTGAGTTTGCCccgctctttctctttcacaCTCGACAACAACAGTCACGCTCAAAAATCCAACACAACAAGTGTTTCGTCGGTCTTTAAGcgtttgtttatgttttttcgGTGTGAAAAAAGTGCTTTATATGGCGGagcgaacaaacaaacaattgcCAAGTGTCTCAAGTGCCGGTGAGTGCTAAATTATAgttaaaattatgttttccaaTGTCTGGGAGAACTCACCCAAATAAAAGACATCCTCATAGCTAATGGTCGGCTCCTGGCCCGCTGCTCTCCGCCTGTTGGCCAATGCCGTGGCCtgcgttgtcgttgttgttgttgccccaTCCCGccggttgccgttgccgttgacgttgacgttgccCTCCGGCAATCGTTCCGTAAAGATCACCTCTCtgtccagctgcagctccagccgAGTGCGATCCAAGAGCACACTCGTCCAGTGCCAGGCGCCATCGGCTATGAAGCCACTGGCCGCGGCCTGGACCgtgtcgttgttgctgcccAGGAGATTGCTGGCCAGCTTCAGGTGACCGTtctccaggcccaggcccaagaaCTTGCGGCGATCGTGCTCGCTCCAGAGGAGCAGGCCGTCCGGCTCGATCGTGGAGAAATTGAGGCTGATTTGAATGGCTTCGCGGGGTCGCACATAGAGCGAGGGTCCGCGCCGCTTGTCTTTCATGGGTATGCGCGGTGGCGGCAAGATCAGGTAACTGTTGCCACGGAAGCTCGGTGTTGTTGGTTTACTCATGGCTGTGGCGGCAGAGAGGTAGAGGGGGGGAAATGCATTAAACATATTGCATGCGATGCGATACgatacataattaaattacagcATCAGTGGCAGTCtcagtatctgtatctgtatctgtatctgtaataGACTCCACTCCGACTGCGGATTCAGTTTTCAGTCTTGGCTTCCaatctctgcctctgctttggCTTCACTCTTAACTTCAGCTACTACTGCATTGTTCAATCTTCATCTACACCATCTTTATCCGCATCTTTTGTTTCTCATAATGAGTTAGCTCTTTAGACCCTGATCTCGTTTGTTCCTACTTCTACCATCTCCATCTTttacacagaaaaaaaacctcGAAATCTTTTAAATACGTAGagcataaaaatatacaattttccaAATACGATTCAGTATTCAGATTAGGATATCTTTTCATTCCTTATACTATTTTTTCAGTCTATAGAAGGGATcgtaataatacaaattatttattatacaaTTTGTATTATTCCATTCCATATCCATTCTGAAACAATTAATTTCCACAATTCTGTTCCTGGATagtatttatctgagatatgtattttatatacgTAGTGTCCCGAGAGTTTTTGACTGTCAAAGACCTGATTTTCCACACAGAAAATGTTATTACCAAAAGTATTGACATTTTAGTGGTACAAAAAGATAGAAATGTCTGTCGGTTTCAATGTCGGAAACAAGTAAAATGTACCTTCAGGATGTCTCTTGCCTCGTAATATCAATAGTAATGTGAGTGACATTAGAAAACATCTAAACTATATTTTTTAGCTGGCAAATCCATCATTCCTAGATCTTGAACTCCCCTGAAGTTTTTCTCAGTGTACTGAAGACTTGCCTAATCTTTAGCTCTCGTCTTGTCTGGAGTTCTGATTTTCCATTTCGCTTTCCGCCGCAGCACTTCacctgtcgctgtcgctgtccctgtctctgcccCCCACTCTACTCTCTCCTCTGTGCTTGTGcgttttgtattattttcttcaacttcaatttcaatttcaactTGTTTCTCTGTGGCATGTTAATTCACAATTTGCTAATAAGTGAAAGGCCGACAGCTGTGCGGAGTATCTCCACAGACTGGCAGATGCATGGGATTTCCCATCGTCAAAAAAGCTGGATTCGTAGATTGTTTGATTGATGTTTTGCTTGGGTATGATTATGATTTTCAGAGATCATCAAAAAGGTTGAATTATTGAGCCGTtatggggggggagggggacagGTGGAGCTACTGATTGGAGCTGCTTGAGCTGTGACATGTACTTGATTGATATTGGAAAGTGTTTGAGAGAAATTCAATGCAAATTCTGATGATGATTTATGTGGGGTTTTCAACGAGGAAAATTTAGGGAAAATTCTTCCGAGTAGAGGTTTCTTGGCTGGAAAAGGTACATTTCCCTTAAATACTGGCactaaaaaaaattcattaaGAATTCTTCAAATATCCGAAAATATCTGGACCAGATCGGATATGTCTGGATTTGGTATTCAATATCTTATCGAATTCAGACAATCTTTTTGAGACAAATACAAGATTTGAGAACCATAAAAAATGGTGACAATTCTGTAGTAAAAAATCatgaaaaatcattaaaaactttttaaaaactttttgaaGAATAAAACCCCTGAATATTATGTACTGGAATATCTGCATACCTGCCGAATATTGTGATTCTTTTTTACGCAATCAAGAGAATGTAGTTCTATAGATATCGCTCtactctcctctcccctcccctcctcctcgATATGCAAATCTGCCCAACGAATCCGCAGAGCATTCAACTTTGAGTCATGgctgatttttaattattttccaaCTCTATTATCATACGATATTTGAGTGTTCTcttcgctgttgttgttgcgaaGCGGATTGCTAATTTCTGTGCCACTTCCTGACCCCGCTGTGCACTGAGCCATCCCGAGAGACatcaaaccaaaccaaatgctgggctgctgctgctgttaatGGTTATATATTCTGTTGTTGTAGATCtctaattataataataatattgttCTGCTCTCGCTGGGTCTGACTCCGACGAAAAACTTGTTTCCcctcgaaaaaaaaacccaacaaaaaaagagatcaacaaatgaaataaaatcatgttttgtttttcggcTTCTGTACTTTTACTCGTGACACATTTGCGAGTGTTTTAAAGATTTATGAAACTTGTTTTATAAtgatttattgttatttatgtCACGGTTATTGAGCTGTAACTAAGCCTTCCCCTGTGTGCCCCTTTCAGAGGAAAAAGCACTGAAAGTACTTACCAATTTCACAGTAGAAACCGCCCCAGCCATTGGGACACGAACAGCGTCCGCTGCGCAGGCAACGGCCATTGTTTTTACAGGGTATCAGCTTGCAGGACTCGGAATATTCGCAGCGATCGCCCTTGGCATACTCCGGACAGATGCAGTGCGGCTGGAGCTTCTCGTCCAGCCAGCAGTGTCCGCCAGACTCACAGGAATCGCCGCCACAAGCAGTGCCATCGCAGTCCCGGATATTACGAGATTCTGTGGGGGCAAAGGTATAGCTGATATATTGATCGAAAAGGAAGGGTGGTCTCTGCCAATACCCACCCAGAATATTGGTTTCGTTGAGAACAATTCTTGTGCCGCTGACAACCAAACCGCGGACACAGCCACGGAAGGGTATGGGGAAGCCCGAGATGGCATTATGCGGCAGCTTGGAGACATCTTTGAGTCCGCCTATGTACAGGAGCGAGTCCGGTTCGACTAGAACCTCTGCGGAGGGGGCCAGGGCCGAGGAGGCACTGCCCTCCACCCAGAGGGTTAGCCAGCGGCCCCTTTGGGCCATTTTGATCTTGTGCCATTCGCCGATGGCCAGCATGCGGACACTGCGCACCACTGTGACATGAGTGCTGGGTCCCGAGATGCGGAACTCCACGACGCCGCCCTGCAGCGAGAGCGAAACGAAGCCGATCTTCTTGTCCTGGTTGTTGTTTAGCGTCCCAAAGTACAGGAGCAGGCCCCGCTCCGACAGCGGACGCAGCTGGAACTCAATGAAGAAGAACTGCACGCGATGGTGCTCCTCGAAGGTCTTCGAGCCCATGAGCGGCACTGGCGAGAAGCTGCGCTGCTTCTCCACTTCATTGAGCAGCTTCATCACGAAGTGCGTGCTGGGCGTCGAGATGGGCTTTGGGGGCATCAGTTTCTTGGTGAAATTCCTATAGCTAACCATTTGGGACCGCTTGGCGCCCAGCTTGTCGCCGGCGTCGTAGAGATAGGGCCATCGAACGGCCAAATAGGAGCGTCTGCCGGTGAGCGAGACATCGCTGAGGGAGCGGATCTCTGCGGGAAAACGGTGACCACAGGATTATGATTGTGACAAACATTGAATGAGGACCTGGCTTACCCTCTTCACAATTCTTGCCGGTGCGTCCCACAGGACAATCGCATTCGTAGCCATTCACCAAAGGCACACAAGTGGCATCCTCGTAGCATTTATTGTTGAACGAGTCGCAGGGATTCGTGGGCTGAGCACACAACGGGCCATACCAGCCCTCCTGGCAGATGCAACTGCAATACAAAGAAATGCTTTTGAGGCTCCGTTTCGGGGTACAATTCTGCGGCGTGCCACTCACGTAAAGGTAGCTCCATGCTGCAGACAGGCGCCGTCGTGCTGGCAGGCGTGTCGGTGGCACTCCCGGGTGCCACATTGACCCACTCCTCGACCGCGGACGCCTCGCGTCTCCTGCAGGGGCACTGTCACAGCGCCGGCCTTCAGCTGGACATCGTAGATGCAGCCCTGGAAGCCCGAGTGCAGCGGCAGGTCGTGTGGCAGGGTATTAAAGTTGGCTATTTCGTGGCCCCCCAGATAGAGGATAGGCAGGACATCCATCCGGCTGACGCTGCCTGGGGAACGGCCTGTGATGTTGAACTTTCCATCGACCGAGAGCCAGGCCTGCCGTCCAATGCGTCCCACTTTTATTTCGTAGGGCACTCGGGGCGCGTCCAGCCGGAAGTCGATGGGTTTCTGGGTGAAGATGCGACGCGGTCCGGCGCCCAGGTTCCAGGTCAACATGATGTAGCCCTGTATGAAGCTCACGGCCAGATGATCGCTCTTCTCGTCGTGATAGCCCGATTGGCCCAGGAACGCCAGCAGGGAGATCTGCGACATCGTCTGGGGCAAGATCTTGAAGCTCAGCTCCACCGAGTATTCCAGGGGAATGGGCACCGTGTAGGCCACAAAAGAGGACAGGCCGTTGACGCTGCCCGAGAAGGAGGGAAGAGCCACCTCGAGATCTGTAAGAGGGGAGAGTGATGAGTGGGGTGTCTCCATTTTGGATAGGCAAAGGCACTCACTATGCTCGCAGTAATGTCCGTGCTTGCCCAAAGGACACAGACAGAGGTAGCCACTGCCCGGGAACTGCACACAGGTGCCGCCATATTGACAAGGATTATCCTCGCACACGGATATCTCGCAGGTGGGTCCCATGTAGCCTGTGGGGCATTTGCACTTCCACTTCTCCGCCTTCTCCCCGTTCTCGTCCAGATCATTCGTTTCGATCTTGATGCAGGCGGCACCGTTGCGGCAGGGACTCGACAGGCAGGCCAAAGAGCCGCATTCCGTAATGCCGAAGCCGTCCAGGGCGTCGCTGCAAAGAAGGCAAGGTGTCATGCGCTAATTTCATGAAGTCTAATTCGATGTGTCAATATTATGCGACGATGTGTCGTCCCTTTTCGGTGGCAATCCTTTGGCGCCAATTGACAAACAGCCCCACAGCTGTCAGCACATTGACAAGGACACTACGACACACTGCGATGTGCCCTCCCCACCTACCATTTGGAGGGGGGGCCATCTGTTTGCATTCGCGCTTTTATGAACGTTGAATGCTGACGAATGGCTTCCGCATCcactccccgcccccccaacctctctctctctcgctctctgagAGCCTGTCCTTTTCATCAAGTTTgctgcattttcattttcactgACAGCACTGACTCTTTTCAGTGCAAAACTTGCTACGGAGTCCATAATATATAAGCTTTTAGTATGGCCATTTCGTTGGTAATTCAGGCATTTCTTTAGGAAAAACATAGACCATGCGATACCTTGGACTGTAGCGGTCTTTGATAGACCGACTTATACCTTTGTAGCTATAAGTTGATAGAAATTCTTGGAGAATAGCGCAGTTTTTCGCCTAATTTTACACTTTTTTATGCcatttatatagaaaattgaaaattgattaatcCATCGAATAAAGTAATTTGCCCTTTCAAAATCACGAGGAAAAAGCTCTTAGAACCGCAGTCAACTGTGCCACAGACTCGATAgcgcacacgacatgtattttgttttgtgaaTTCTCTTTTCTTTAGCACCTTTCGCTGACTGGCTTCGGTAGTCGAAGGATAAAGAGAGAGCATAAATTCTGCGCCGCCCAACAatattctctctcctctcAAACATGGTCTAATAAATTCATATAAGACCTTTGCTTAAGCTCCCTTTTCTCTGGCATATTACCTTGATTAATGCCTATCGCATGTATGACTCGGGCTAACATTATCAGTTTTATCGCTTCACGCAAGTCGAGCTAATTTTTCCATGGATATAGTACCACAAAAAAGTTCTTTACGTTCAGTGGCCATATAATCTGGGTCTTTTACTGCAGCGCTGCCATGGAGGAAACGGCTTTCGCCACCTGGCaactttgtgtgtgtgtttgagccATCAAATGGTTTCATTTTATTCCCGACAGTTCTGCTTTTTCATAGCGCCTTGAGGCACGGCCACGGGTACGGGTATTGTAAGCGGCATAAACATTTAAGAGATGCCGTATCGACCATCCGCCGCAGAAAAGTCGTAACTTTTTCAGGGAGAGATGTTCATTAGCCGTAGTCCAGCATTCAAAGCGCCCAAAGGGcaatacaaaacaaatattgTGGTCGCTGTTTCGACTATGGGGATACCTGGTAGTGGCATTACATTTGTGGGTAGCAAAATGATTGAAATTATGGCAAAGCATCTAAGCCAAATGATGGGAAATACAACATCCATTATATTTTGGGGGTTATAGTCACAtgattttaatgatttttggTATACTTATAGGTAGATAAGAGCTTTGTATATGGAACTCTATAGAGTTCTCTCTGTagctttgaaattgtggactcttttttcattttaagcCTTTGCTTCGATCCGAAGACTAATCAACAAATATTGATTCTTTTAGCTATGTTAGATCCTCAAATCCAAGGCTCTAAATGAAATGAC from Drosophila pseudoobscura strain MV-25-SWS-2005 chromosome 4, UCI_Dpse_MV25, whole genome shotgun sequence encodes the following:
- the Rab5 gene encoding ras-related protein Rab-5A isoform X3 translates to MLPTDYEVVILGDSNVGKTALISRYIKDETPERGQPTVGAEFLVKTICEPHLNTKLKIWDTAGQKCFKEILRRYYTDYQGALLVYDIHNRQSYESAKKWAVELKTKRCTPRIVIALVGHKADITDGRAVGTIEAEEYAKENSLFFWETSSVTNLNIRECFLDF
- the Rab5 gene encoding ras-related protein Rab-5A isoform X2; the protein is MLPTDYEVVILGDSNVGKTALISRYIKDETPERGQPTVGAEFLVKTICEPHLNTKLKIWDTAGQKCFKEILRRYYTDYQGALLVYDIHNRQSYESAKKWAVELKTKRCTPRIVIALVGHKADITDGRAVGTIEAEEYAKENSLFFWETSSVTNLNIRECFLDVVLAMKKAEICCCFEGINRSSWYL